AAATTGCAAAAGATTATCCATGTTACATGTGCGCCAAAATGCGAAGAGGAAGTCTTTACACAAAAGCCACTTCGCTTGGTTGCAACAAACTTGCGCTAGGACACCATTTTGACGATGTCATCGAAACTACTTTAATGAGCATGTTCTACATGGGAAAATTTGAGACAATGTTACCAAAGTTAAAATCTGATAACTACGATATAGAATTAATTCGTCCACTATTTTATGTTGAAGAAAAATCAATTATAAAATGGGTTAAAAATAATGGAATTCTTCCAATGAACTGCGGTTGCACAGTAGCTGCTGAGAAAACTTCCAGTAAGCGCCGTGAAACAAAAGAATTAATTGCACAGCTTGTAAAAACTAATCCTGATATAAAAAAAAGAATCGTTCAATCAATGCAAAATGTCAATTTGGAAAAAATATTGGGATGGAAGGATTCTAACGGAAAACATTCATATTTGGAAAATTATTAAAAATTTTACTTTTATAAAAATTTTTGAAAATTAAAAAATATAAATTAAAAAATTTAAAAAATAATAAAACAAAAAAATAATAAAAATAAAGAAAAGAAAATTTTAAAGAAAAATAAAAGAAAATAATAGAAGAAAGGATCTTTAAATTTTGAAAAGTTGTGAATATATTATTCAAACAAAAAAAGAAAATATTGACTTTATAAACAAAATTGTGGAAGCATACGATGGACTTGGAAATGTCAGAACTTTAGATAATAAAAAAGGACTAATTAAAATAATTACAAATTCATTTCTTTTGGATGATATGGACAAAGTTTTGAAAAAATTAAAAGAACACGATGTTTTCATTGAAGTTCTTGAAAAAAGAGAATGGCTCGGAGTACTTTAATCCAAGCCATTTTTATATTTAATAATTTTTAAAAAATCTAACTTTCCAAAATTTCAATAAAATTAATAAATTCTTGAACAGAAAATTCTTCTGCTCTAGCTAGTTCTGTTTTTCCAACTTTTTTCAAGCATTCTTTTACAAAATCTTTTGAAAATCCTAAATTCGATAAATTATTAGAAATGCTTTTTCTTTTATTCGAAAACGCTTCTCTCAAATATTTAAAATATTTTTTTTCTAAAATTTGACTTTCATATTTTTTATCTTTCAAAATTTTTATTCCTAAAAAAGCTGAATCAACTTTTGGAATTGGATCAAATTTTTCTTTTGGAACTGTAAATAAATATTCTGCTTCAGCGTAAAACTGCACTGCATGAGTAAGCAAACTCATATTTTTACTATGTGGCTTAGATGAAATTCTCTCCGCAACTTCTTTTTGAACCATTAAATAAATTTCAGAAATATTTTCTCTATATTCAATCAAT
This genomic stretch from Leptotrichia sp. oral taxon 218 harbors:
- a CDS encoding DUF4911 domain-containing protein — translated: MLKSCEYIIQTKKENIDFINKIVEAYDGLGNVRTLDNKKGLIKIITNSFLLDDMDKVLKKLKEHDVFIEVLEKREWLGVL
- the rsmA gene encoding 16S rRNA (adenine(1518)-N(6)/adenine(1519)-N(6))-dimethyltransferase RsmA codes for the protein MKKNYNHNHNYNHNHNKNYVTKKKYGQNFLNDSSLSDKILDIASIDKNTEVLEIGPGLGFLTKKLITNSKFLTSFEIDDDLIPILKKKFGKYENFDLVHKDFLEVDLSEFLRNKKNVKVVANIPYYITSPIINKLIEYRENISEIYLMVQKEVAERISSKPHSKNMSLLTHAVQFYAEAEYLFTVPKEKFDPIPKVDSAFLGIKILKDKKYESQILEKKYFKYLREAFSNKRKSISNNLSNLGFSKDFVKECLKKVGKTELARAEEFSVQEFINFIEILES
- a CDS encoding ATP-binding protein — its product is MDLKNEDKSVSFTSSVATTKLGSAVCETVLPSVPLQPLDIIEKSIQKKYRSELWSPFIRGLKEFEMVKDGDKIAVAVSGGKDSLLLSKLFQELKRASKTNFEVVFISMNPGFNEINLQNLKKNLNHLNIPCEIYDDNIFEIAEQIAKDYPCYMCAKMRRGSLYTKATSLGCNKLALGHHFDDVIETTLMSMFYMGKFETMLPKLKSDNYDIELIRPLFYVEEKSIIKWVKNNGILPMNCGCTVAAEKTSSKRRETKELIAQLVKTNPDIKKRIVQSMQNVNLEKILGWKDSNGKHSYLENY